Proteins encoded by one window of Fusarium graminearum PH-1 chromosome 1, whole genome shotgun sequence:
- a CDS encoding pre-mRNA-splicing factor isy-1, with the protein MARNSEKAQSMLFRFREAQAADLGIIDAGRTRRPKLITEVTTIPACEKWRGQVLKEISRKMSRIQEPILSDYQIRDLNDEINKLMREKHMWEIQIRNLGGPNYMRGGGKIYDDQGREIPGSGKGYKYFGRARELPGVKELFEAAKNQGDEKPLEERHDMRRNVDAAYYGYAPDEEDEELLAYEAEKERQAVDHMLKTGPRDVPDGWEALPGDTGDGNTWVLPTLEEVQEELIERRRRKLLEQL; encoded by the exons ATG GCTCGTAACTCGGAAAAGGCCCAGTCTATGCTGTTTCGCTTTCGCGAAGCCCAAGCAGCAGACCTAGGCATCATCGACGCCGGCCGCACCCGCCGTcccaagctcatcaccgAAGTCACAACCATCCCCGCCTGCGAAAAATGGCGCGGCCAAGTCCTCAAGGAGATCTCGCGCAAGATGTCCCGCATCCAGGAGCCCATCCTCAGCGACTACCAGATCCGCGACCTGAAcgacgagatcaacaagctcatgCGCGAGAAGCACATGTGGGAGATACAAATCCGCAACCTCGGTGGTCCAAACTACATGCGCGGCGGCGGCAAGATTTATGATGATCAGGGCCGCGAGATACCCGGCAGCGGAAAAGGCTACAAGTACTTTGGAAGAGCGCGCGAACTTCCCGGTGTCAAGGAACTTTTTGAAGCGGCGAAGAATCAGGGCGATGAGAAGCCGCTTGAGGAAAGGCATGATATGAGAAGGAATGTGGACGCGGCGTACTACGGTTATGCGcccgacgaagaagatgaagagtTACTCGCGTAcgaagctgagaaggagaggcAAGCGGTAGACCACATGCTTAAAACAGGACCGAGAGACGTGCCGGATGGGTGGGAGGCTCTGCCTGGAGATACGGGAGATGGGAATACGTGGGTTTTGCCGACGTTGGAGGAGGTGCAGGAGGAGCTGATTGAGCGACGGAGGAGAAAGTTGCTGGAGCAGTTGTGA
- a CDS encoding cerevisin precursor — MKSALTLSMAAVASAASFSVGTVHDKAAPILSSVDAETIPDSYIIKFKDHVDEHAASNHHMWVQDTHTQGESERMELRKRSIPFTDKTFSGLKHTFDIGEAFKGYAGHFDESMIEKVRNHPDVEFIERDTLVHTMVPITNNDMVTEDKCDGETERSAPWGLARISHRNTLNFGSFNKYLYSSDGGEGVDAYIVDTGTNIKHVDFEGRAHWGKTIPSGDADEDGNGHGTHCSGTVAGKKYGVAKKASVYAVKVLRSNGSGSMSDVVKGVEFAATSHLEQKKKAKDGKRKGFKGSVANMSLGGGKTQALDAAVNAAVRTGIHFAVAAGNDNADACNYSPAAASEPVTVGASAIDDSRAYFSNYGKCTDIFAPGLNIVSTWIGTDKAINTISGTSMASPHIAGLLAYYLSLQPAEDSEYALASITPKKLKENLISVATENALSDIPSDTPNLLAWNGGGCSDYKKIVEAGSYKVNKAAPSSRVEDIKHAVEQEVEVVSGKLTTGAKQLGSKAEKFSKKIHELVDEELEQFIKELNL; from the exons ATGAAGTCCGCTCTCACTCTCTCCATGGCGGCTGTCGCCAGCGCTGCCTCTTTCAGCGTCGGCACCGTCCACGACAAGGCCGCTCCCATCCTCAGCTCTGTCGATGCTGAGACCATCCCAGACTCGtacatcatcaagttcaaggaccaCGTCGATGAGCATGCTGCCTCCAACCACCACATGTGGGTTCAGGACACCCACACCCAGGGCGAGTCTGAGCGCATGGAGCTGCGAAAGCGATCCATTCCCTTCACAGACAAGACCTTCTCTGGCTTGAAGCACACCTTTGACATTGGTGAGGCTTTCAAGGGCTACGCCGGCCACTTTGACGAGTCCATGATCGAGAAGGTCCGAAACCACCCTGAC GTCGAGTTCATCGAGCGCGACACTCTGGTCCACACCATGGTTCctatcaccaacaatgaTATGGTCACTGAGGACAAGTGCGACGGTGAGACCGAGCGATCGGCTCCTTGGGGTCTTGCCCGTATCTCCCACCGTAACACCCTCAACTTTGGTAGCTTCAACAAGTACCTCTACTCctctgatggtggtgagggtGTCGATGCCTACATTGTTGACACTGgtaccaacatcaagcacGTCGACTTTGAGGGTCGTGCCCACTGGGGCAAGACCATTCCCTCtggcgatgctgatgaggatggcaaCGGCCACGGTACTCACTGCTCCGGCACCGTCGCCGGTAAGAAGTACGGtgttgccaagaaggccagcGTTTATGCTGTCAAGGTCCTCCGATCTAACGGCTCCGGATCCATGTCCGACGTTGTCAAGGGTGTCGAGTTCGCTGCCACCAGCCATctcgagcagaagaagaaggccaaggacggtAAGCGCAAGGGCTTCAAGGGCTCTGTCGCCAACATGtctcttggtggtggcaagACCCAGGCTCTCGACGCCGCCGTCAACGCTGCTGTCCGCACTGGTATTCACTTTGCCGTCGCTGCTGGCAACGACAACGCCGATGCCTGCAACTACTCCCCTGCTGCCGCCAGCGAGCCCGTCACCGTCGGTGCCTCCGCTATTGATGACAGCCGTGCCTACTTCTCCAACTACGGAAAGTGCACTGACATCTTCGCTCCCGGTCTGAACATTGTTTCCACCTGGATCGGCActgacaaggccatcaacaccatctccgGTACCtccatggcttctcctcacATTGCTGGTCTCCTGGCCTACTACCTCTCTCTCCAGCCCGCTGAGGACTCCGAGTATGCTCTCGCTTCCATCAcccccaagaagctcaaggagaacctCATCTCCGTTGCTACCGAGAATGCCCTCTCCGATATCCCCTCTGACACCCCCAACCTGCTTGCCTGGAACGGTGGTGGCTGCAGCGACTACAAGAAGATTGTTGAAGCTGGTAGCtacaaggtcaacaaggcTGCTCCCTCTTCTCGCGTTGAGGACATCAAGCACGCCGTTGAGcaggaggtcgaggttgtctCTGGCAAGCTGACCACTGGCGCTAAGCAGCTTGGCTCCAAGGCCGAGAAGTTCTCCAAGAAGATCCACGAGCTCGTCGATGAGGAGCTCGAGCAGTTCATCAAGGAGCTTAACCTGTAA